A stretch of the Pelmatolapia mariae isolate MD_Pm_ZW linkage group LG23, Pm_UMD_F_2, whole genome shotgun sequence genome encodes the following:
- the barhl2 gene encoding barH-like 2 homeobox protein isoform X1 — protein sequence MEGSSGSSFGIDTILSSASNSGNPVLMNGDFRLDSRTADFRSQATPSPCSEIDTVGTAPSSPISVTMEHAADPHLVQDSLQHHHHHHNQPQSLPLSPQQQQQPLAGAGCAPRTATSSFLIKDILGDSKPLAACAPYSTSVSSPHHTPKPESAMAPDGFRPKLEEDENRGKLDKRDDIQIEMKCKGTKEEGDREISSSRDSPPVRTKKPRKARTAFTDHQLNQLERSFERQKYLSVQDRMDLAAALNLTDTQVKTWYQNRRTKWKRQTAVGLELLAEAGNYSALQRMFPSPYFYHPSLLGTVDSTTAAAAAAAMYSSMYRTPSSPHPSLQRPLVPRVLIHGLGPGGQPALNPMSNPMPGTPHPR from the exons ATGGAAGGATCCAGCGGGTCGAGTTTTGGGATAGACACTATTTTATCCAGCGCGTCTAACTCTGGTAACCCTGTGCTAATGAACGGAGATTTTCGGCTCGACAGCAGGACAGCGGATTTCAGGAGCCAGGCGACCCCGTCGCCATGCTCGGAGATAGACACTGTGGGAACGGCTCCCTCGTCCCCCATCTCGGTCACCATGGAGCACGCCGCCGATCCGCATCTGGTCCAGGACAGCCTTCAgcatcaccaccatcaccacaacCAGCCGCAGAGTTTGCCGCTGTcgcctcagcagcagcagcagccgctCGCAGGGGCCGGCTGCGCCCCGAGGACTGCCACCTCCTCCTTTTTAATCAAAGACATTTTAGGCGACAGCAAACCCCTGGCTGCCTGCGCACCTTACAGCACCAGTGTATCCTCACCCCATCACACACCAAAACCAGAAAGTGCCATGGCTCCGGACGGCTTCAGGCCCAAGCTGGAAGAAGACGAGAACAGAGGCAAGTTGGACAAAAGAGACGACATTCAGATCGAAATGAAATGCAAGG GGACTAAAGAAGAGGGTGACCGGGAAATCTCCAGTAGCAGAGACAGTCCGCCGGTGCGCACGAAAAAACCTCGCAAAGCACGGACAGCCTTTACCGACCACCAGCTCAACCAGCTTGAGAGGAGCTTTGAGCGACAAAAATACCTCAGCGTGCAGGACCGCATGGACCTGGCCGCGGCTCTCAACCTGACAGACACACAAGTCAAGACCTGGTACCAAAACAGACG GACGAAGTGGAAGAGGCAAACGGCGGTCGGATTAGAGCTCCTGGCTGAAGCAGGAAACTACTCGGCCTTACAGAGAATGTTCCCGTCGCCCTATTTCTACCACCCGAGCCTGCTGGGCACCGTGGACAGCACGACGGCAGCCGCGGCGGCCGCAGCCATGTACAGCAGTATGTACCGGACTCCTTCCTCGCCGCATCCCAGCCTCCAGAGACCTCTTGTCCCGAGAGTGCTCATTCATGGCCTTGGGCCGGGGGGGCAACCGGCACTAAATCCCATGTCTAACCCCATGCCCGGCACGCCGCACCCGCGGTAA
- the barhl2 gene encoding barH-like 2 homeobox protein isoform X2, with translation MEGSSGSSFGIDTILSSASNSGNPVLMNGDFRLDSRTADFRSQATPSPCSEIDTVGTAPSSPISVTMEHAADPHLVQDSLQHHHHHHNQPQSLPLSPQQQQQPLAGAGCAPRTATSSFLIKDILGDSKPLAACAPYSTSVSSPHHTPKPESAMAPDGFRPKLEEDENRGTKEEGDREISSSRDSPPVRTKKPRKARTAFTDHQLNQLERSFERQKYLSVQDRMDLAAALNLTDTQVKTWYQNRRTKWKRQTAVGLELLAEAGNYSALQRMFPSPYFYHPSLLGTVDSTTAAAAAAAMYSSMYRTPSSPHPSLQRPLVPRVLIHGLGPGGQPALNPMSNPMPGTPHPR, from the exons ATGGAAGGATCCAGCGGGTCGAGTTTTGGGATAGACACTATTTTATCCAGCGCGTCTAACTCTGGTAACCCTGTGCTAATGAACGGAGATTTTCGGCTCGACAGCAGGACAGCGGATTTCAGGAGCCAGGCGACCCCGTCGCCATGCTCGGAGATAGACACTGTGGGAACGGCTCCCTCGTCCCCCATCTCGGTCACCATGGAGCACGCCGCCGATCCGCATCTGGTCCAGGACAGCCTTCAgcatcaccaccatcaccacaacCAGCCGCAGAGTTTGCCGCTGTcgcctcagcagcagcagcagccgctCGCAGGGGCCGGCTGCGCCCCGAGGACTGCCACCTCCTCCTTTTTAATCAAAGACATTTTAGGCGACAGCAAACCCCTGGCTGCCTGCGCACCTTACAGCACCAGTGTATCCTCACCCCATCACACACCAAAACCAGAAAGTGCCATGGCTCCGGACGGCTTCAGGCCCAAGCTGGAAGAAGACGAGAACAGAG GGACTAAAGAAGAGGGTGACCGGGAAATCTCCAGTAGCAGAGACAGTCCGCCGGTGCGCACGAAAAAACCTCGCAAAGCACGGACAGCCTTTACCGACCACCAGCTCAACCAGCTTGAGAGGAGCTTTGAGCGACAAAAATACCTCAGCGTGCAGGACCGCATGGACCTGGCCGCGGCTCTCAACCTGACAGACACACAAGTCAAGACCTGGTACCAAAACAGACG GACGAAGTGGAAGAGGCAAACGGCGGTCGGATTAGAGCTCCTGGCTGAAGCAGGAAACTACTCGGCCTTACAGAGAATGTTCCCGTCGCCCTATTTCTACCACCCGAGCCTGCTGGGCACCGTGGACAGCACGACGGCAGCCGCGGCGGCCGCAGCCATGTACAGCAGTATGTACCGGACTCCTTCCTCGCCGCATCCCAGCCTCCAGAGACCTCTTGTCCCGAGAGTGCTCATTCATGGCCTTGGGCCGGGGGGGCAACCGGCACTAAATCCCATGTCTAACCCCATGCCCGGCACGCCGCACCCGCGGTAA